The following is a genomic window from Desulforhopalus sp..
GACCTGGGTGAGGTGTACCGGTGCCAAGTCCTTCGCGGAGGACTTGGGAAAGTGCTGTTTTTCTCGGTGTGAAGGTGGTATCGTTTGCTCTTTGGGCCGGGACAAAATCGGTGTTGCCAGGCGTTTTGATATCTTTGGAGAGCAATTATGAGTTTACAGAAGCAACTGCAGGATGAATTGAAGGTGGCCATGAAGGCCAAGGACAGCGACCGGACCTGGGCGATCCGCGTCTTGATCGGCGAGTTTGGCCGGCAGGTGGAAAAAGAGTTGAGCGATGACCAAGTTATCGCCATCGTCAAAAAACTTATCAAGTCGGAGCGGGAGTTGCTGGCGGCCCAAGGGAAAGACAGCAGCCCCTTCCTGGTCATAATGGAAGGATATCTGCCGCAGGCGGCAAGCGAAGAGGAGATTCGCGCCTGGATTGACGGCAATATCGACTTTTCCACATTCGCCAACCGGATGCAGGCGATGCGTCCGATCATGAACCACTTCGGCAGTGCCGCTGACGGAAATGTGGTAAAAAAGATCCTGCTCAGTTACTCCTGAACCGATATCCGACTCCCGCCGCGCCTTCCGGGCTTTCCCCGTAACGGAGGTCAGGGGGACGGTTGGGTGATCCCCAAAATGGTGTGCCAGATTGCGTCCTGATTCCAGCGCTTGAGGATGAGAACCGGCTGGGTCGCGAGATATTCGAGGATTTTCTCGACCTCGCTGTTCATCAGGCCGGAGAGGATGAACCATTTCTGGCGGAGAAAACCGTCGGTGCGTACCAGGTCCTTCATCACCTCGTAGTGAATATTGGCGACCAACAGATCGGTGGCAATGGCGGTGTGCTCCTCGGCCCTGCCGTTGACCACCAGGATGCGGTCTTCCAGCTGGTTAAGGAGGACGTTGCGGCGGGCGGTCCTCGCTGCCAGGTAGTTATAATCGACGGCGACTATCTTCTTGCAGCCGAGTTTGGCTGCGGCGAGGGCGAGGACGCCGGTCCCCGTGCCGAGATCGAGCATGCTCCCCACCTTGTTGCCGGCACAGGCAATATCGATGGCCTCCAGGCAGGCCTGGGTCGTGGTATGGCTGCCGTTGCCGAAGACCACGCCGGAATCGACGGTGATCGCCACGTCGTTTTTCCCGGGGGAGGCCTTAATCCAGGTCGGGTTGAGGATAAAGCGGCCGATACGCAACGGTTCAATAGTGCCGCCCTGCCACTGGAGGTAGGTCATTGCGTACTCGTCAAGGAGGGTGCGCCCGGGAAATTCGGCGAGGATTCGCTCCACCAGCTGGTGCGCCGGTTGGGTAAAGAACAGGAAGCTGAAGTTGTCCTCGACCCAGTTGCCGATAAAACCTTTGGCAGCAATGGGGTGATGGGCGGGAATGATCCCATCAATATAATAGATGTACAGCAGGGTGTCGGGGCGGAGAAATTCTTGTTGGTGTGGCATGGCGGGCTGACCGCTCAGTGTCTTATTTTGGTAAGAAAACTGAGGACGCCGCTTACCATGTTTTTCACCTGCTCTGCCGGGAGGTCGTCGCTTTTCGCCTCGGCGGCCTTGGCGAAGAGTTCCAGCCAGGCAATCACCTCTTTATTTTCCTGTCGCTCGTAAAGCTTCCGTTTATATGCCTCTCCGGTCAATTGCAGTCCCTTCTTGCCGACCGCCTTACCCTGAATTTCATTGTGGATCTTTATGCCGGCTGCGATACAGATGTCGCGTAGATGTTTTTCTAGGACCGCCCCGGCGATAATCGTTGCCGCCCGGAGATTTCTTTCCTCCATCTGCGTCCGGGCCTGACGGAGCATGTCAGTCAACACGTCGCGGGATATGGCTCCCCTGGTGGTCTCCAGCCAATCACCCTGAAGGTCTTTTTCGGCGGCGGTGAGGATGCCGATGCCTCGCCGGGTCCTGCTGGCGGTGGAGTGAGTTACCTCCGACTTGAAGCTCTGGTGATAGGTGCTGTCGGGGCCAAAGACCCGGCTGAGATAGGAAAGGGCGGAGATGCGAAAATCATGGAATTTCTCCTCGCTCACCAGACTCTTTTGTTGGCTGCCGGTGGTCTCGGTAGCAAGCACTTTCTCGCCGGTCGTTAAAATTGCCGCCAGTTGGGCAATAAGTTCGTCCTGATTTTTCATGATACTCTTTCTCTGTTGTTGCTGATTGTCCCGAGGGCAACCGGTTCGGCGCCCTCGTCATTTAGTGCTTTACTCCACAAAAACTGTCATAAAAACAAGAGCTTGAGGATGAGAAAGCAACGATGACTTCGCCACCACCAAGGCACTTATACCCCTCAAGGGGGTACTAGACAGAGTCCCCCTCTGTTGTGGAAGGGGATTACAGCCATTGGGTTGCGGGCGCTCGCCCGCATTTCAAATACCGGTCGCATGGTGTTTCCCTCATATACTCGCTACAGGCAAAAATATCACCAGACGAATCACCTCTCCGGAGGAAAAAGAGAGGCCGGCTCGACGGCCTTTCTTTGCGGGAATTGCCTGATGCACCTTTCTAGTTGCAGTGCAAAAAATGAGTTGCCATGGCCTGTTAGAGCTTTTTGCCGGTCATTCATGGCGAAGGACTTGCTGGCAACTGCATGAGTTGTGTTGCAGGTGGGGGAGAATTGCCGGGTGCCAGGTTGGACCGTTGACGGCGGCCAGGTTCGGCGCGTTCTGCGGTATCATTGCACTGTCAAATAATCAATTTCTTTTAGAAACAATCAATTAGAGGACAATTTCTAAGGCTTGCCGAGCGCATTGTAAGGTGGTTGACGTGGTAAACGATCCAGCAAATTCATTTTCTTGGCAATGTGGCGGCACTGGCATAGAGCTTGCTTTTGCAGCAGGGAGCCGCGAGGTTCACTGGCGGGACGAACTGCAGTTTTTAAAAGGGAATTCTGCCGCGAAACGGCAGGATGGCCGGCGAATAAAAGGGAATAGCGCCCCAAAGGGGCTCCCCGGAAATTCCAACACAGAGTGATTGTGCGGGGTCAACAACAAACAGGAGACAAAAGGTATGCAAAAGAGGATGAGTTTCTTACCGTGGCTTTTCATGGCAATGGTAGCGTTTCTCGGCACGAATGCCGTTAATGCGGCGGAGACCGGCAGCGCAGCGCCATCTGCGGCACCGGAAGCGGTAGCCGCACCAACCATTGGCATTGACAAGACCGAGTTGAACAATGGCGGCGTCATCAAGGTCAGTGGCAAGGCACCGGCCGGAAAGCCGGTTTTTCTCGAGGTCTGGTCCGTAGACCATAAAGTGCGAGCTAGCCGTTTCGACAGTGAAGTAGACAAGGACAGCGGCAAAAGGCCGTATATCTTCTACATAACTAACGAGATGCCGTCCTACTACAAGACTTTTGTTCCCAAAGATCTTCAGCCGGTTATCGATGCAGCTAAAAAAGAAGGTAAGAAATGGAGTTATTCAGCCCTGCTTAAAAATCTTGGGGCGGATGTCGCCTATAATGTGCCGGCCAAGGCGAAAGCCGAACGCTATCAATCGACCCTCATGGCAAGTGTTATCGGCAGCCGGGGTGATTTGCTGGAGACGATGGATGAAAAGGAAGGCAAAAAACGGTCAATGCAGTTGGTCAAGGCCCGTTTCCAAAGCGTTGATAAGGTTGTCGCCGCGGCAGTCGATGTCAAACCCGACGGTTCCTACACCGCCGATATCAAAATCCGCGATGGCCTTGCCCCCGGGAAATACAATATTGTCGCAGTGGTAGATAAGAAGGCGAAAAGCGAACCGGCGACCTTTGAAAATAAAATTTCCTTCCCGACGATGTATCTTGAGAATGCCGGTACCAGCATGAATCTGTTTTACCCGTTTTTTCTCACTCTGGCTGTTGCCATCTTCGGCGTGCTCATGGGGGCTGGCGGCGGTTTCATTATGAATCCTCTGCTTCTCGCCCTCTTCCCAGCCCTGCCGCACACCATCGTTGCCGGTACGGTGACACCGACGGTGCTCTTTTCTCAGGGCAGCGGAATCTTCAACTACTCGAAGATTAATTTCATTAGTTGGAAACTAGGCTGCGGTATCGGCTGTTCGATGTTGTTGGGCGCTTTCATTGGTCCGAAGCTGACCGAGATGATTACCCTTGATCAGTTCAAGTTTGCCTTTGGCTGGATACTGATTGTTCTCGCCGCTCTTATGCTTTGGCAGACCATGCCGGCATATCTGGCGAAAAACAAAAAGGAACAAGCCATTCTCAAAGAGTTTAAGAAACGCGCAGAAGATGCCGCCAAAGGTAAAAAGTAAGGGATAATTCGAGGAGGAATCCGATATGAAAGTAGAATTCTGGGGTCAGGAATTTCAAGTAAATATGTTTGTCGGCTGTATCGGCGGTTTTATCATTGCTGTCATGTCTTCGATGTTTGGCTTTGGCGGCGGGCCGTTTATGGTGCCGCTTATGTCGGTGGCTTTGCGCCTGCCGATGTATTTGGTGGTTGGCAGTTCTCTGCTCGCCATCTTTTTCAGCACCACGGTCAGTACCATGCGCCATTATCAATTTGGCAACTTTGACCTGATTTTTTTCCTGGCGATGTTTCCCGCAGCCCTGCTTGGCGGCTACATCGCTCCGCAGATCGCCAAACGAGTCAGCCCGCTGGTGGTAAAGCGCGTTGCCTGCGTGGGCCTTGTTCTCTTGGCCCTCAATCTGTTGGGACTGTATTAAGGCTTTAAGTTTTTCTGTGATATTCGGTGAGGATTGGCGTCTTGCGTCCACATCCTCACCGAATACTGATGTTTTCTTTGTTGGACGTCAATTCGCTACCAGGCAGCAATTCTAATTGTCAATCAAGCGGTACCTCCAGCTGCTGCTCTGTGCGGCTCCTCTCCATACTGTTCTCTGTGCTGTTTCGTCACTACTCGCTTGCAGCTTCGTTCTCATCTTGATTTAGAAACGGGATAACCACGTCGCAGGGGCGGCTTACTCCGCTGGTGGTTCTCCGCCCTGCGGGGGATCTGTGTCGTAGAGTTGCTTGGCGGCAAGAAGAAGTAAAGGGATGGCCAGGATAGGCGCAAAAAACGGCCCCGCATCAAGCAGTTGTTGTATAAATGGATTGGCCGAATGTATGGCCGGTGCCCCGTACTTCAGGCCACAATAGACACCTGCTGCCAGCAGGACGCTCAGCCACCAGGGCAGGCGCCGTGACCGTGCGCTGCCTCCACTTTGTTTATCTCTCACGGCTGTTCCTCCAGGACCAAGCACACCATCTCCCGCACCTGTGGGTCGGGGTCGTCGCGGTACCGACCGATCAGTTCCAATGCCGCCGCACCGCCTATTAGCCCAAGAAGAGAAATGGCCTCGCCGCGGAGCAGCGGCTCAGGGGCAAGGAGGAGTTCGGCAAGGGAAGGGATAGCAAGCGGCAGCATGTCGGGCTGGATTTGCTGCAGCTCCTCGAAAAGGACGGCCACACCGAGACGAACGCTGAACCGTTCGTCGCGGAGGATGTCCCCGATCCAGCTATAATATAGCGGTTCACGGCGGAACATGGCGACGATGTTTTCGACATGCCCCTGGTCTAAGAAGTCGGCGATAACCTTTTTAAAGTCTTCGTCGCTTACTGTGTAGGGAGTTTGTGTCATAGTCTGGGCGAAGGGAGAATTTCCCCGGATTTGTTCAAGGGATTCGGTTGCTGGTAAAAAAATCCTCGTAGAAACATGCAAATAAATTTTCTCAGAGAACCAAAATTGACTACAATGGCCCTGCCAGGTTACAGTGATTCTCTTTGCGGCGAAAGGCAAGATAATTATGGCAGCCGGTTGGTCGACGGGTTTTCTCGGAATTGTAGCGACGGCAAAAAAAAGGAGGTTTGGTGTGGCAAGAGTGAAATGGTGGTGCCTTGCGGCGGTTTTACTCGTTCTTTCCGGGTGCGGGCAGGGGTCTCAGCTGGTGCGGATCAGCACTGACCCACCCGGCGGCACGGTGTTTTATAACGAAAAAGTTATGGGCGAGACACCACTTGATGTTGTCGTTGAACAGAAGAGCGGGGATTATAACTACTATTCTTTTCGGGTTGTGAAAGAGAACTATAAGCCCGTGGAAAAGGTGTTCAAGGAACTGTTTTATTATCAGAAAATACGGGACATCATCCCGGACAAACTCCACTTCGTTCTTGAGGAGCGCAAGAGATTTCCAATTGCTATAAGCTCTGAGCCGAGTGGGGCTGCCATCAGCCTCAACGGTGAGATGCTTGGTAAAACGCCATTTACGACCATCGTAGAGGAGGCGGCCGGCAAGCCCCGGGTCTTTAATTTTGTTGCAGACATGCAAGGATATCGGCAGGAAATGATTGTTCTTCGAGAGTTCCTGCCTAAGGACGATGGTAAGGTATTTATCTTTCCGGACAATCTGCATTTTGATCTAAAAATTAAGTGATACTTTAATTGATGACCAAGACCTTCGCCTCGATCGAAAGAAAAACCGTGCCCCAGGGTGAAAATCCGCAAAATGAGTTGCGTCTCCCGGATCAATCAGCTAGCATTCGTGTCGCTTGAGCAAAGGAGGATAGTCGGTGTCTGCTGGGACTGTATCCAATTTCAGTATACCGATTTTCCCTTCAGGAAATTGGCCAGAACACAGGGCCGTTGAGGATGCCATGGTTCATGGCGAGGGAGATGTCGATAAGAGTTTTCCACCGCTGCACGCATGGTTAACCGAACAAAAAGTTGTTACAACTCAGGAGGAGAAAAGCATGTCGAAACGAAGAAATACGGTATTATCTCTGATGGTGGCCGCGGGGATGACCCTGGCCTTATGCGGACCTGCGGGCGCGGCTGACAAGATTGTCAAGATCGCCACCCAGTCACCATTGTCCGGAGACCAGTCACTCATCGGCGTGGACATCAGGCGCGGTGCTGAACTGGCCCTGGAGCAATTGAGTGGTCCTTTGACCGCTCTTGGTTTTAAGGTTTCCTTGGCTCCTTTTGATGATCAGGCAAATCCCGATAACGGTGTTGCCAACGCCAAGCAGATCGTTTCCGATCCGGCAATTCTTGCCGTCGTCGGCCATTACAACTCCGGCGTCCAGATCCCCTCTTCCGAGGTATATCATACCGCAGGTCTTGCCAACGTTTCTCCTGCCAACACCAATCCGAAGGTAACCACCCGTGGCTACCTGGAAGTAAACCGCATCGTTGGACGTGACGACGTCCAGGGCGTAGTCGGTGCCGATTTCGCTACCTCCAAGGGCGTAAAGACTGCCTTCGTTGTTCATGACAAGACCGCTTATGGCCAAGGTATCGCTGAATTCTTCAAGAAAAGAGCTGAAGAGACCAAGATCAAGGTCCTCGGTTTTGAAGGCACTGAAGAAAAAGCCAACTACGACGCACTCCTCACCCCGATCATCGCCGGTAATCCCGATCTCGTTTACTTCGGCGGAATGGCCCCCCAGGCTGCCCTTCTTTTCAAACAGGCCCGGCAAAAAGGCTATGAAGGCATTTTCATGAGCGATGACGGCTTCGCCTCTGCAGATGCCGCCAAGATTGGCGAGAAGAATCTGATCACCGGTGGTGGCACCTTCTACTCCGACGTATCCGGTCCGGCTTCCGCTTACCCCGGAACCGCCAAGTTTATAAGTGATTTTACCGCCAAATATAAGGCCGCTCCTCAGCCTTTTGCCGCTCAGGGCTATGACTCCATGGCCATCTCTTTGAAGGCCATCGAGAATGCCGCAGTTGCCAATAAAAACGAGGTTCCGACCCGCGAGGCCGTTGCCAAGGCAATTCGTGCTCTGAAGGATTTCAAAGGAATCACCGGCACCTATACCTTTAATGGTATCGGCGATCCGGAAGTCGCCCGTTATTTCATCCTCCAGGTGAAATCGGCTGATCCTGCCCAGTGGAACACCAACGCAATAGTTCAGACCCTTGATATTGCGCCTCCCAAATAAGGCTTCCTAGGTTTTTGTCCCGGCCCTTTGCTGTTTAAAGGGCCGGTTCTTTATCAACTCTGGGGAGTGATTATGAAACGATTCCTGAGACAAATAAATGTATATGAATTAATACGGCCAATTGGCCAGTTGCTGGCATTTTCCGTCGGCAGCGCTGCAGTTATGTCCACAATTGTTGTGGCACTCGCCCTGGTCCTCGACCGGACCGCCGTCGGCGCCCATCTGATGGACAAGCTGAACGTGACCGTGTTCACCTACACCCTCATCAATCTTCCCCAGGTGGTAATCGACGGGTTGACTATCGGTTTTGTCTACGCCGCCATTGCTCTCGGCTATACCATGGTGTACGGGGTTCTGCAGTTTATCAACTTCGCCCACAGTGAAATTTTTGCGGTCGGCGCCTTTATCGGAGTGGAGTTTCTCATCTTCCTGCAGTCGGCCGGGGCCTTGACCGGGGCCTCACTGTTTATGGCCTACGCCTATCTGATTTTGGCAATTATTCTGGGAATGCTCGCCGCCGGCGGCCTGGCGGTGGCTGTTGAACGTATAGCCTATCGCCCACTGCGTGGGGCATCCAGGCTTGTTCCCCTGATCTCGGCGATCGGCGTCTCCTTTTTGCTGCAGGATGTCATTCGCCTGGTAGAGGGCTTGACCTCCGGCCAGTTCAACCGGATCATGCCGACCTTCGGCAACTTCGATGAAAGGATAATCTTCGGCAAAATGGTCCTGGGCGCCTCGAAGCTTACCCTGGGGATCTCCATCAAATCGATTATCGTCATTGTTGCCGCGGTCCTTATGCTCGTCGGCCTGAATTACCTGGTCAATGCCACGCGGGTCGGCAAGGCCATTCGCGCTGTCGCCCAGGATATGTCAACCGCCAGCCTCATGGGGATCCATGTCAACCGGATCATCTCTTTGACCTTTCTTGTCGGTGGGCTTCTAGGCGGCGCGGCCGGTGTGCTGTACGCCCTGAAATTCACCAGGATTGATCCCTTTATCGGCTTCTTCCCCGGATTGAAGGCCTTTACCGCTGCCGTTCTCGGTGGTATCGGCAATATGACCGGCGCGCTCCTCGGGGGCATTATCCTCGGCATGCTGGAGACCTTTGCCGGTTCCTACATGGGGATATTCACCATGGGGGCGGCGGGCTCTGAATACAAAGATATCTTTGCCTTCAGTATCCTCATCCTTGTCCTGATCTTTAGGCCGCAAGGCCTGATGGGGCAAAATGTCGGCCAGAAAGCATAGGAGATTCGCATGGTTTCGTCGTATTTCAAGGCAGTGTTCGATAAAATAAACCAGGGGCCTTTGGCATACCTCCTTATTCTCGCCCATGTTGGTACCGGGACCTTCCTGGTCTATACCCAGCAGCGATCGAATCTGGCCTTCCTGGTGCTTCTCACCTCGTTTTTGTCGTTGTATTTTCTCAAGGCTGACGGTCGTTTCAAGATATTTGTCGGGGCGGTCCTGGCCCTTGGCATCATTCCAGTGGTCGGTGTCAGGAATATCTTTTATCTTGAGGTCATCTTTCAGATCAGCGTCTTTGCGGCACTCGCCCTTGGGCTGAATATCGTTGTCGGCTTTGCCGGCCTGCTCGATCTCGGCTATGTCGCCTTTTACGCGGTCGGCGCCTATCTGTGGGCCTTTTTTGGTTCGCAGCAATTTTACGTGTTGCATTACGCCCCCGGCACCCAGCCGTCCGACCTGCCCTTTCTCCTGCCCGGTGACGCCTTCTATATGTTTCTGCTGGTCGGCATCATCATCGCCGCCCTTACCGGTATCCTCCTCGGTCTCCCGGTTTTACGGCTGCGCGGCGATTACCTGGCCATCGTCACCCTTGGTTTCGGTGAGGTTATCCGGGTTCTTGCCAATAACCTTGACAAGCCCCTCAACTTCACCAATGGCCCGCAGGGCATTACCCCGATCCAGCGTCCAACCATGCCGGACTTCGCGGTCGACTGGTTCAACACCCTTTTCGGTCCACTGGTCGGGCATCCGGTGACGCCTGCCAATCTGTATAATCTGATGTTTTACATCTTCGCCCTGATAGTGATTCTTGTCATCGTCACAGTTACCAGGCGGCTTGACGATTCAAAGCTCGGCAGGGCCTGGACGGCGGTACGTGAGGATGAAACCGCCGCCATCGCCCAGGGCATTCCCCTGGTGCGGATGAAACTGACCGCCTTTGCCGTCGGCGCCTCCTTTGCCGGGGTCATGGGCGTGCTGCTCGCCGCCAGCCGGACCTTCATCAGCCCGGAATCGTTCTCGTTCATGCAGTCGATCGGGGTGCTGTCGATGGTTATTCTCGGCGGTTCCGGCAGTATCCCCGGGGTCATCCTCGGGGCGGCAACGGTGACCATCCTCAACCTCCAGGTACTCCAGGGCTTCTCCCTGTATCTCAACGACCTCCGGCAGAGCAATGCGGTCATTCCCATTATTAATTTTGCCTGGAAGGATCTGTCGACCCAGCTTGATCCGGCAAAATATCAGAAACTGCTCTTTGGTCTCATTCTCATTTTGATGATGATCTTCAGGCCTGCCGGTTTGATTCCCGCCAAACGACGCAAACGACAAGTGACCCTGGACGAGACCAAATAGGGGGAGAACAGCAATCATGGCATTACTGGAAATCACAAATATTACCAAAACCTTTGGTGGATTAAAGGCGATCAGTGAGGTCACCTTTTCCCTCGAAAAAGGTCGGATAGTATCGATCATTGGCCCGAACGGCGCCGGCAAGACCACCTTTTTCAATACCCTCACCGGGATATACAAGCCGGATGGCGGATCGATAACCTTTAACGGCAAATCGCTGGTCGGACTACGGCCGGACCAGATAGCCGCCCGGGGAATTGCCCGGACCTTTCAGAACATCCGCCTGTTTCCGGACATGACCGTTATCGAGAATATCATGGTCGGGATGCACATTCATTTCAAACAATCGGCCATCGCGACGCTGTTCAGGCTACCGGCCTTTACCAAGGAAGAAGAGGAGGCGGAGCGCGAGGCCTTGCGGTTGATGCAGTATGTCGGCCTGTACGGCGTCGAGAACGAACTGGCAAAGAACCTTCCCTACGGTGCCCAGCGCCGGCTGGAAATCGCCCGGGCCCTCGCCGCCGAACCACAACTATTGCTCCTTGACGAACCGGCCGCCGGCATGAACCCGCAGGAAACCGAGGACATCGTCCAGCTGTTCCGCGATATCCGAGACAAAAAGGGCATTACCATCCTCCTCATCGAGCACGATATGCGAGTGGTAATGAATATATCCGAGGACATCTGCGTCATGGATTACGGTGTGAAAATCGCCCAGGGCACGCCCACGGAGATACGCAACAATACCCGGGTGATCGAGGCCTACCTTGGTCGCGGCGCCGTTGCCGGACAGCATGAGGAGAAGATGCAATGAGTCTCTTGGAGATTGAGAATATTCATAGCTATTACGGGCATATCCATGCAATTAAAGGGGTGTCCGTGAAGGTCAATCAAGGGGAGATTGTCACCCTGATCGGCTCCAATGGGGCAGGGAAGAGCACAACGCTGCGGACAATCTCGGGGATGATGCATCCGAAAAATGGCCGGATCCTCTTTGACGGCAAGGATATCTCGAAGATGGAACCGCACGAGATTGTCCAGGAGGGCATGGTCCATGTCCCGGAAGGACGGGGCATCTTCCCGACACTGACGGTCAAGGAAAATCTGGAGATGGGAGCCTTCACGGTCAAGGACTCACGGCTCGTCGAAGAGCGGATGGACAATGGCTTTGCTCTCTTCCCCCGCCTCAAGGAACGCATTGATCAGTTCGGCGGAACCCTGTCCGGCGGCGAGCAGCAGATGCTGGCCATCGCCCGCGGCCTGATGCTCAGCCCGCGCCTTCTCATGCTTGACGAACCGTCGATGGGCCTTGCGCCGATCCTCGTTGAGCTGATTTTCGATATCATCAAAAAACTCAATGACCAGGGTACCACCATTCTCCTGGTCGAACAGAACGCCCTGATGGCCCTGTCCATCGCCCATCGCGGTTACGTCCTGCAGACCGGCGAAATTACTGTTACCGATTCGGCCGAGAATCTCCGCAATAATAAGGCGGTGCAGAAGGCTTACCTGGGCATGTCCTGAGACTGCCGCAGCCCCAGGGGGGGCCTTATTCCAACAGCGCCTCCCGCTCTTCGGGGAAATCGGCGTGTTCCAAAGCGATTTGCCGGAATTCCTCGGCCACTTCGGCAAAGGCATCGACGATGTCCGGATCGAAGTGACTGCCCCGGCCCTCAAGTATTATCGCCACCGCCTTTGAATGGCTGAACGGCGCCTTATATATTCGCTTGCTGATCAGGGCGTCGTAGACATCGGCGACCGCCATCAACCTCCCGGAGAAGGGTATATTCTCTCCCGCCCAGCCGTTTGGGTAGCCGCTGCCATCCCATTTTTCCTGGTGACTCTCGGCAATCTCCAATGCATAACGGAGAAACGACCCGTCGCCGAGTTTTTTTTCGGCCTTGGAGATGGCGTCACGGCCATAAATCGTATGCTTTTTCATCTCCTCGAATTCGCTTTCTGTCAGTTTCCCGGGTTTAAGAAGAATATGGTCGGGCACGCCGACCTTGCCGATATCATGCAAAGGCGCTGACTTATGCAGGGCTTCAATGGTTTGGTCATTGAGGAAGAAGGCGTATTTGCCGCTCTTTTTCAGCTGCCTGGCCAGGGCCTTGATATAATGTTTGGTTCGCTGAATATGGCCGCCGGTCTCCGGGTCCCGGTACTCCGCCAGGGTGCCCATGCTCTCAATGGTCACCTCCTGGGTCAGTTCAAGTTCGGCTGTGCGCTGCTGTACAAGTTGCTCAAGGTTATCGCGGTGCATCTTCAATTCGAGATGATTCTTCACCCGCGCCTTGACCAAAAATGGATTGAACGGCTTGGTGATGTAATCGACCGCCCCGAGGCGAAGGCCTTTTTCCTCGCTTTCCGGCTCATTGAGAGCGGTGAGGAAGATAATGGGGATCTTCAGGGTGCGGGTCTGCCGTTTGAGTCGCTCGCAGACCTCGTAGCCGTCGATGCCGGGCATCATGATATCGAGGAGAATGAGGTCCGGGGTAAAGTCTTCGAGGATTTCCAGGGCGGTTTCTCCATCAATGGCAACGGTGATGTCGTAGAGATCGCCAAGGGCCGAGACGAGGATGTCGACATTTTCTTCGGTATCGTCGACAATCAATATGGAACATTGTGAATATTCGGCCATATCATCCTCCGCTTTCAGCATTTAATGAAAGAAATAACCGTTCAAGGATTGCTCCTGCCTCCTTGAACTGGTATTTCTTTACCAGCTTTTCAAGGAGGGCAAGTTCCTTCTGGTACTCTTCCTGCCAGTGAAAATCCTGCAATTCTGCGAGGATTTCCATAGCCGGTTTCGGCTTTCGTTTCTTGATAGGTGTTTCGAGGCGTTGCAGAATTGCACGCAGCTGGTGTTCAGTCCCCCCTTGTAGATCCATGGTTTGGGCCGGCGCAATGGCGGTTGCTGCCAGGGCGCTGTCGATATGCTCCGAGGTTTCCTGGAGTTGCCTTGTCAATGTGCTGAGGAGCAGCGGGTAGTGTTCCCGGTCGTCCTGCAGCAAGGCCTGTTCGAGGGCGGCAGCCTGTTCCTGGAGAGCTAAGGCGCCAAGTGTCCCGGCAATT
Proteins encoded in this region:
- a CDS encoding GatB/YqeY domain-containing protein, which encodes MSLQKQLQDELKVAMKAKDSDRTWAIRVLIGEFGRQVEKELSDDQVIAIVKKLIKSERELLAAQGKDSSPFLVIMEGYLPQAASEEEIRAWIDGNIDFSTFANRMQAMRPIMNHFGSAADGNVVKKILLSYS
- a CDS encoding 50S ribosomal protein L11 methyltransferase, which encodes MPHQQEFLRPDTLLYIYYIDGIIPAHHPIAAKGFIGNWVEDNFSFLFFTQPAHQLVERILAEFPGRTLLDEYAMTYLQWQGGTIEPLRIGRFILNPTWIKASPGKNDVAITVDSGVVFGNGSHTTTQACLEAIDIACAGNKVGSMLDLGTGTGVLALAAAKLGCKKIVAVDYNYLAARTARRNVLLNQLEDRILVVNGRAEEHTAIATDLLVANIHYEVMKDLVRTDGFLRQKWFILSGLMNSEVEKILEYLATQPVLILKRWNQDAIWHTILGITQPSP
- a CDS encoding sulfite exporter TauE/SafE family protein, with translation MQKRMSFLPWLFMAMVAFLGTNAVNAAETGSAAPSAAPEAVAAPTIGIDKTELNNGGVIKVSGKAPAGKPVFLEVWSVDHKVRASRFDSEVDKDSGKRPYIFYITNEMPSYYKTFVPKDLQPVIDAAKKEGKKWSYSALLKNLGADVAYNVPAKAKAERYQSTLMASVIGSRGDLLETMDEKEGKKRSMQLVKARFQSVDKVVAAAVDVKPDGSYTADIKIRDGLAPGKYNIVAVVDKKAKSEPATFENKISFPTMYLENAGTSMNLFYPFFLTLAVAIFGVLMGAGGGFIMNPLLLALFPALPHTIVAGTVTPTVLFSQGSGIFNYSKINFISWKLGCGIGCSMLLGAFIGPKLTEMITLDQFKFAFGWILIVLAALMLWQTMPAYLAKNKKEQAILKEFKKRAEDAAKGKK
- a CDS encoding sulfite exporter TauE/SafE family protein, which encodes MKVEFWGQEFQVNMFVGCIGGFIIAVMSSMFGFGGGPFMVPLMSVALRLPMYLVVGSSLLAIFFSTTVSTMRHYQFGNFDLIFFLAMFPAALLGGYIAPQIAKRVSPLVVKRVACVGLVLLALNLLGLY
- a CDS encoding HEAT repeat domain-containing protein, with the translated sequence MTQTPYTVSDEDFKKVIADFLDQGHVENIVAMFRREPLYYSWIGDILRDERFSVRLGVAVLFEELQQIQPDMLPLAIPSLAELLLAPEPLLRGEAISLLGLIGGAAALELIGRYRDDPDPQVREMVCLVLEEQP
- a CDS encoding PEGA domain-containing protein, with protein sequence MARVKWWCLAAVLLVLSGCGQGSQLVRISTDPPGGTVFYNEKVMGETPLDVVVEQKSGDYNYYSFRVVKENYKPVEKVFKELFYYQKIRDIIPDKLHFVLEERKRFPIAISSEPSGAAISLNGEMLGKTPFTTIVEEAAGKPRVFNFVADMQGYRQEMIVLREFLPKDDGKVFIFPDNLHFDLKIK
- a CDS encoding branched-chain amino acid ABC transporter substrate-binding protein, with protein sequence MSKRRNTVLSLMVAAGMTLALCGPAGAADKIVKIATQSPLSGDQSLIGVDIRRGAELALEQLSGPLTALGFKVSLAPFDDQANPDNGVANAKQIVSDPAILAVVGHYNSGVQIPSSEVYHTAGLANVSPANTNPKVTTRGYLEVNRIVGRDDVQGVVGADFATSKGVKTAFVVHDKTAYGQGIAEFFKKRAEETKIKVLGFEGTEEKANYDALLTPIIAGNPDLVYFGGMAPQAALLFKQARQKGYEGIFMSDDGFASADAAKIGEKNLITGGGTFYSDVSGPASAYPGTAKFISDFTAKYKAAPQPFAAQGYDSMAISLKAIENAAVANKNEVPTREAVAKAIRALKDFKGITGTYTFNGIGDPEVARYFILQVKSADPAQWNTNAIVQTLDIAPPK